The following nucleotide sequence is from cyanobacterium endosymbiont of Braarudosphaera bigelowii.
ATGCAATTTATTGATCGAGCCGAAATTGAAGTGGAAGGAGGAACAGGAGGTGATGGTATCGTAGCATTTCGAAAAGAAAAATATGTTCCAGCAGGAGGACCTTCTGGAGGAAACGGAGGTAGGGGAGGTTCAGTTTATTTACAAGCTGTACAAAATTTACAGACTCTTCTCGATTTTCGTTATTCACATTCTTTTAAAGCTGATGATGGAAAAAGGGGAGGACCAAATAATTGCACAGGAGCAACAGGAAAAGATAATATTATTCAAGTTCCTTGCGGAAGCGTGATTTATGATCTCGAAACTGAAGAAATATTAGGAGATTTGACAACAGATAAACAAATCTTATGTGTTGCTCGAGGAGGAAAAGGAGGGTTTGGTAACAAACACTTTCTTAGTAATCAAAATCGATCTCCTGAAAATGCTTTACCTGGATTAGAAGGAGAACATAAAGTTCTAAGATTAGAATTAAAATTATTAGCAGAAGTTGGTATTATAGGGTTGCCTAATGCTGGAAAATCAACCCTTATATCTTCTTTATCTGCTGCTCGTCCAAAAGTTGCTGATTATCCCTTCACTACTCTGACTCCTAATTTAGGAGTAGTAAAAAAACCTTCAGGAGATGGAACGGTTTTTGCTGATATTCCAGGATTAATTGAAGGAGCTCATGAAGGTATTGGCTTAGGCTATGAATTTCTAAGGCATATTGAAAGGACTAGTTTATTACTTCACTTAATAGATATCAATGCCGAGGACCCTATTAACAATTATCAAATTATTCAAGATGAGTTAAAAGCTTATGGAAAAGGACTCAACGATCGTTTTCAAATTATAGCTTTAAACAAAATTGATGCTTGCAATCAACAAAATATTGATGCAATAGTAAAACAATTAAATCGATTAACCAGTGCACCAGTTTTCACTATTTCATCAGTTACGAAAATAGGAACCAAAGAACTATTACAAAACGTTTGGAACTATTTAGATTTAAGAAATAAAAGAAAAGAATCTTTTATTTCTTCTTAAAACATTACCAACAAGAGTTAAATTAAATGACATTAGTATTTACTATTTTTTTATAAAAAAATAGTAAATACTAATGCTTGCCGGAAAATATTTATCTTTTAGAACTCTTAAAATAATTAATTGTTAGATCAAATTTTAATATTAAAAATATTGAATATAATAAAATATGAAAAGCTACATAAAACAAACTATTAATCTAGAAGGAAATGAAGATAAATTGTGCTAAGTTAGTTTTTGTATTTACAATACCTCTGAGAAGTAATCATGGTTAAGACCTCTCCTGAGAAACTTTCAAAAGCGTCTAGACATCAAAAATTAACATCAAGATGGAGAAGACTAGTTAACTTTTTTAAAAAGCCTTTCGTCTTATTCTCTACAGGAGTAGTTATATCATTAGGAGTTTTGTTTTACAAAGGAACAAACTATTTTATATATCATGAATTATCATTTATCAT
It contains:
- the cgtA gene encoding Obg family GTPase CgtA, with the protein product MQFIDRAEIEVEGGTGGDGIVAFRKEKYVPAGGPSGGNGGRGGSVYLQAVQNLQTLLDFRYSHSFKADDGKRGGPNNCTGATGKDNIIQVPCGSVIYDLETEEILGDLTTDKQILCVARGGKGGFGNKHFLSNQNRSPENALPGLEGEHKVLRLELKLLAEVGIIGLPNAGKSTLISSLSAARPKVADYPFTTLTPNLGVVKKPSGDGTVFADIPGLIEGAHEGIGLGYEFLRHIERTSLLLHLIDINAEDPINNYQIIQDELKAYGKGLNDRFQIIALNKIDACNQQNIDAIVKQLNRLTSAPVFTISSVTKIGTKELLQNVWNYLDLRNKRKESFISS